A genome region from Rhinoderma darwinii isolate aRhiDar2 unplaced genomic scaffold, aRhiDar2.hap1 Scaffold_69, whole genome shotgun sequence includes the following:
- the LOC142728748 gene encoding phosphatidylinositol polyphosphate 5-phosphatase type IV-like isoform X1 — translation MPFWRKTKKYHVSQIPDKGNLMKEIPTMEEPNISLQTFSIIKDIPAEKCSDPSHSKPCDIGSKNTKKSAIRSLGSSAVIGAKELDRCFPNRRLRLYVATWNMEGKEFPQNLEDLLLPSDDTKDIYVIGVQEGCPNRREWEIKLQETLGPHYVLYHSSGLGVLYLTIFIRRELIWFCSEVEHTHITTRLFHHVKTKGALSVAFTVFGTSFLFINSHMRFGAVYKRIQDYKTITEGLRLPQIIPERINSNALDVTSRFDRVFWFGDLNFQLKEDRKNVESLLKNIKGRDMSSLLKHDHLNEAKNNGSIFVGFKEHTIEFLPTYKFDIGTDTYDTSEKQRIPSYTDRVLFKSQYEGDVRVLRYDSCPVLKTSDHRPVFGIFEVKLRPGSDDIPLAGGSFDRKIYLKGIRRSGQKK, via the exons atgcccttttggagaaaaacaaaaaaatatcatgtctctcagattcctgataaaggaaatctgatgaaagagataccaactatggaggagcctaacatctcgctccagacgTTTTCTATCATCAAAGACATACCAGctgaaaaatgcagcgatccaagtcacagcaaaccttgtgacattggctcaaagaacaccaagaagagcgcaatcaggagcttgggcagcagcgctgtgattggcgctaaagaactggatcgctgtttcccaaatagacggctgagattatacgttgccacctggaatatggaggggaag gagttcccacaaaatctagaggatctgctgttgccatcagatgacaccaagGACATTTAtgtaattggcgttcaggaaggatgtccaaacag acgggaatgggagataaaattacaagagACCCTTGGTCCGCACTACGTGCTATACCActcatccgggctcggagtcttgtatctcaccatctttattcgacgggagctgatctggttctgctcag aggtagagcacacccatataacaaccaggctattccaccatgtaaaAACCAAAGGAGCTTTGAGTGTTGCCTTCACTGTctttgggacatcattcctgtttattaattcccatatgagat ttggggcagtctacaagaggatccaggactataaaactatcaccgagggtctccgtctgcctcaaattattccggaaagaataaactccaatgcct tggacgtcaccagccgctttgatcgagttttttggtttggggacctcaattttcaactaaaagaggacagaaaaaacgtggaatctcttctgaaaaatattaaaggaagagatatgtccagtctcctcaaacacgaccatctgaatgaagccaagaacaacg ggtccatatttgtagggtttaaggagcacaccattgaattccttcctacatacaagttcgacattggcacagacacctacgatacatcagaaaagcagagaattccatcatatacg gacagggtgttgtttaagagccaatacgagggagatgtgcgagtcctgagatacgactcatgccctgttttgaagacctcagaccaccgacccgtttttggcatctttgaagtaaagctcagacctggttcagatga catcccattggctggtggaagctttgaccgcaagatctatttgaagggcattaggaggtcaggacaaaaaaagtag
- the LOC142728748 gene encoding phosphatidylinositol polyphosphate 5-phosphatase type IV-like isoform X2, producing MPFWRKTKKYHVSQIPDKGNLMKEIPTMEEPNISLQTFSIIKDIPAEKCSDPSHSKPCDIGSKNTKKSAIRSLGSSAVIGAKELDRCFPNRRLRLYVATWNMEGKEFPQNLEDLLLPSDDTKDIYVIGVQEGCPNRREWEIKLQETLGPHYVLYHSSGLGVLYLTIFIRRELIWFCSEVEHTHITTRLFHHVKTKGALSVAFTVFGTSFLFINSHMRFGAVYKRIQDYKTITEGLRLPQIIPERINSNALDVTSRFDRVFWFGDLNFQLKEDRKNVESLLKNIKGRDMSSLLKHDHLNEAKNNGSIFVGFKEHTIEFLPTYKFDIGTDTYDTSEKQRIPSYTDRVLFKSQYEGDVRVLRYDSCPVLKTSDHRPVFGIFEVKLRPGSDDIFLIPASHWLVEALTARSI from the exons atgcccttttggagaaaaacaaaaaaatatcatgtctctcagattcctgataaaggaaatctgatgaaagagataccaactatggaggagcctaacatctcgctccagacgTTTTCTATCATCAAAGACATACCAGctgaaaaatgcagcgatccaagtcacagcaaaccttgtgacattggctcaaagaacaccaagaagagcgcaatcaggagcttgggcagcagcgctgtgattggcgctaaagaactggatcgctgtttcccaaatagacggctgagattatacgttgccacctggaatatggaggggaag gagttcccacaaaatctagaggatctgctgttgccatcagatgacaccaagGACATTTAtgtaattggcgttcaggaaggatgtccaaacag acgggaatgggagataaaattacaagagACCCTTGGTCCGCACTACGTGCTATACCActcatccgggctcggagtcttgtatctcaccatctttattcgacgggagctgatctggttctgctcag aggtagagcacacccatataacaaccaggctattccaccatgtaaaAACCAAAGGAGCTTTGAGTGTTGCCTTCACTGTctttgggacatcattcctgtttattaattcccatatgagat ttggggcagtctacaagaggatccaggactataaaactatcaccgagggtctccgtctgcctcaaattattccggaaagaataaactccaatgcct tggacgtcaccagccgctttgatcgagttttttggtttggggacctcaattttcaactaaaagaggacagaaaaaacgtggaatctcttctgaaaaatattaaaggaagagatatgtccagtctcctcaaacacgaccatctgaatgaagccaagaacaacg ggtccatatttgtagggtttaaggagcacaccattgaattccttcctacatacaagttcgacattggcacagacacctacgatacatcagaaaagcagagaattccatcatatacg gacagggtgttgtttaagagccaatacgagggagatgtgcgagtcctgagatacgactcatgccctgttttgaagacctcagaccaccgacccgtttttggcatctttgaagtaaagctcagacctggttcagatga tatatttctcattccagcatcccattggctggtggaagctttgaccgcaagatctatttga